ACTTTTTCGACCCCCTCCTCCGTGAGCATCACATGCTTCTCTTTTTCGTCCTTCTCGTAGTGGACGCCTTCCGCGAGCCCCGGAATGATCTCGTTGATCTGCTCATACAGCGCATTGGAGTGCTCACCCGCACCGGAAATGATGAGGGGGGTCCGGGCCTCGTCCACCAGGATGGAGTCGACCTCGTCGACGATGGCAAACCAGCGTTCCCGCTGGACTCGCTCCCGGGCACTGATGACCATGTTGTCGCGCAGGTAGTCGAAGCCAAACTCGGAGTTCGTCCCGTAGCAAATATCTTTGAGATAGAGGTCGCGCCGGATCTGACCAAACTGCATGTTTTGCAGCGCACCGACCGTCAGTCCCAGCTTGTCATAGACCACACCCATCCATTCGGAGTCGCGCCGGGCCAGGTAATCGTTAACCGTCACGACGTGGACGCCATTGCCCGTGAGCGCGTTGAGCGCCACCGGGAGAGTTGCGACGAGGGTCTTGCCCTCGCCGGTTTTCATCTCCGCGATGCGTCCCTGATGCAGGACGATGCCGCCGATGAGCTGGACATCGTAGTGGCGCTCCCCGAGGGTCCGCTCCGCTGCGGTGCGCACCGCCGCGAAGACATCGGGCAGCAGCTCGTCCATCTTGTCCTGGAGCTTTTGCGGGGTGTAGTCGGGGGAGGCTTTGAGGTCCGCGAAGGCCTGTCGCCAGTTACCTGCCCGTTCGAGGAGCGCGCTGTCAGAAAGGGGCTTGTAGTCCTTTTCCTTCGCGTTGATGGCATCGACCAGGGCGCGGAACTTGACCAGTTCCCGCTTCGGGTCGCGGAAGATCTTGGCGAAAAGCTCTTTCATGGCGCGTAGCGCCTCCCCACGGTGCGGACGACGTTAACCGACTGAGTGTATCAGACCGCTTCCGGGCCGCACGGGTTGCGTGCGGCCCCGTTACCAAGAGAGGTCTTTGTCCAGCTGCATGAAGTAGGCGTCGGTCCGCCCGACAGCGACCAGATTTTTCCGGTTCCCTGGTCCCAGCGTCGGGTCGATATCGATGTTGAGATTCGCCGCCCCGCAAACCAGGAGCGCCCCACCGGGTCGCTGGTACATGTCGGTCAGGTACCCCCCAGCAAGACCCGCCATCTGCTTCAGGAAGTGCAGTTCGCCCGCTGAGGTATACGACACGATGTATGTGTTCAGGATCGCCTCTGGCGGCATGGTGGCTTCGCCGGGTCCCGGGTCGTAGTCAATGGCCGAATTGCCGTGGAATCCGGTCATGATGAGGTTGCCGTCGGCATTGATCAAAAATGGACCCTCAGGCACGTTGAACGGGTCGGAATTCCGGTGAATAAAGGCCCAGCGATAGTCCCCCCCGCTGTTCACACTGTAAACCCAGGTGGCCGCCTGACGGAACCCATCGCCCTCGATGATCACTTCCCCCGGACCGGGATCAAAGTCGCCGCCCCCGTCCATGGTCCCTGCCAGGTAAATGTGGCCGGTACTGTCGACCGCGACCTTGGCGGCATAGCCCGAGCCATCAGTTTCGAGCGGTCCAATCGCCTGGTGAAGCCAGCTGGAGCCTCCCTGGTAGGAGCCATCAGCAGCGACTTTGGCATAAAACGGAGCCCCCGCCGAATGACTGCGCTGCAGGTCCTCCCCGGCCGTCGGATCGAGGTCCACCGTGCCGGTGCCATCCGCGTTCGCCAGCGCCAGTTGCCCGGCAGCCACCACTCCACCTCCCGGCAGACGTGCCAGCGCCAGAATACGGTCGGTGCCATCGGCGGCATCGCCCCAGGTGCGGACCCAGGCAAATGACCCACTTGAGGTGAGGCGAAGCAGACAGGCATCGGAGTTGTTGCCGCCATTAGCCGAGGTGCGCTCTTCGACTCCGGGTCCGGGATCAAAGTCGGCGGTCCCCTCAAAGTACCCGCCAAAGAGGAGGGCATCATCCGTGGCGAGTTCCATGGCTGGCCAGTAGCTGTTGTTTTCCCCAGTGACCGTTCCCTGTGGCAGCCGATACGCCCAGGCCAGCGTGCCATCGAGGTTGTATTTCGCGATGATCTGCACGTCCTGCCCCGTCCCTAAATCCAGGACCGGCGCCTGGAGATCGACATCGAAGCTTGGTGAATTCGTCCGGTACAGGACAATGAAACTGCCGCTGCTGTCATACCGCATTTCGTCGCACCAGTCGTTGCCAGTCCCGCCGACAGTAAACGCGCCCAGGTAGTCTCCGGTGGGATCAAAGCGGCTGAAGGCGATGTCCCATCCCCCGCGATGCGTGGTCTGAACATGGAAATCGCCAGGCACCGCGTCAAATGCAACATGGTTGTACTGGCTCGCGACAGTGATGAATCCGGACGGCTCCACGGCAATCTGTCGCGCGACCTCGTCCCTGATGTCGCCCCAGCTCATCGCCCAGCCCGTGGCGTCATATGCAGTCGTGACCCGGATGGGGACGACGGTCTGCGGCTCCAGACGTCGGGTGGCATCGGCAACCAGGGTCTCCGCGTCAACGCCGAAGTGATAGCTCCCCCGATCGACCGCTGAGAACTCCGGGTCAGTCACGATAATCAGCCCTTCCACAACGCCTGGCACCCGGATCTGATTTTGATCCACCAGGTTGGTCCGGTAGATAAGCCAGTCTGCTCCCTTTCCCGAGCCACTGATATAGGGCACATCCTGGAGTCCCGAATAGAGGGGTTCCAGCAAGAACTGAACGGTCGGCAATCCGGGTGCACCCGGCTGGACTTTTGAGACATCGGGTTCATCCGAGAGATTTGCATCAGACGAAGCGGTCGCCTGGGCATCCCAGTCCCGGACAAAAATGGCCATCACCGTTGGCTGATCAGTATCCGGACGGAGCTGCCAGTCGCCTCGCGTCAGGACCTGCGAGACATCGAGGGCCGCATAGGGGAGCCGGTAGGCAAACTCCATGACATCTGGTGGGTCGAGGGGGAAACGTCGCGAAGGACCACCCTGACCCCGTGGGTCGGTGTACTGGATCACCACTGCCAGCCGGATCTGCCAGCCTGTCGCATCCAGCGCAGCACGGCGCAGGACAAATCGGGGGAGGGAGGCCTGCCCGCCATGCAGGTAGTCATACCCGGTCCAGCCGTTGCCTTGGGGGCCGGCATTGGCCTGCTGCCAGCCACCGATAGCGGGGTCATAGTTTCCCGTCCCCTGCCCGCCATTCGAAATGCCCTCGCGGTTGTTGATGGCTTCATCGACCAGCAGAACATAGGGATAGTGCGTCGCATTTAGTCCGGTGGAGTCCCGCAGGAGATCACCGGGCGACGCCCAGCCATGCGGTGCTCTGACGAGCGAGCGATCCAGCACGATCCCGGAACCTACGGGCTGGGCCTGTTGATCGCTCAGGATGAAGAGTCGGCCCGTATACCCCAGGTCCGCACGATTCTTCGCCGTGATGCCAGCGGTGAAGTCCGGGGCCGGGAAAGGATGCCGGTGTCGCATCGTCACCACAACATCTTCGAAGCCGTCGAGGCGGATGCCGGCGACCTGCAGCGTGTCTGGCGTGAGGAACTTTTCGATGTCCAGGTCGAAACGCAGGGCCTGGGGTGGCTGCGCCACCACACTCCTGACAGGGACCACCTGTCCGGCCAGGGTCAGAGGGTCGATGTAGAGGTCGAAAAGTGCCACAGTCGGTGGGAGAGCGATGCTTGCAGCCAGCTCGGGGCTCAACCCAGCGGACTCAAGATGGTCAACGCCTTCGCTGCGGCTGCATGCTGTTGTGCACGCCATCAGTGAGACGAAAGTCAAGGCAACCATCGCACGAAGCATGCTGGCGATCTCCCGGTGCGGTACTGGAATCTGAGACAAATCAAAGTACTGACCCAGCCGGTCAGAATCAAGTAGCACGACGACAACTTTCCTCGGAAGACTTCATTTGTGTAAGCACTAAAACAAATCGCCTCTGGCCAAACAACCAGAGGCGACAGTCTGCTCTTGAACAGCCGCGGGGACTAATCCCGACGTTCGCGGATGCGGGCGGCCTTCCCGCGGAGCTTCCGCAGGTAGTAGATCTTCGCGCGCCGGACCACACCGCGGCGGACCAGCTCGACCTTGTCGAGGCGTCGCGAATGCAGATAGAAGGTCCGCTCGACCCCGACATTCGCGGCGGAAATCTTCCGCACGGTGAAGGTCTCCCGCACCCCGCCATGCTTGCGTGAGATGCAGACCCCTTCGAACGCCTGAATACGCTCTTTTTCACCTTCGCGAATCTTCACGCTGACTTTGACAGTATCTCCGGGTCGAAAGACCGGGATGTCGCTGCGCAGCATTTTCTCTTCGAAGAGCCGGACCAGATTCAGCTTCGGGGGCTTCGGCTCGCCCTTCGACTTGCCGCGTCCGCGGCGTCGGCGACGTCCGCCTTCTTTGTCTGCTGCCGGTGCTGTCGCGACCGGAGCCGGCGCGGCCTCCGGCTCTGCCGGTACTTCAGCCGCCACTTCTTCAGCGGGAGCGGCAGCCTCGGTCACCGCTTCCTCAGCGGGATCTGAGGCTTCGGGAGCCGCCTCTTCAGCGGGAGCTGCCGCTTCGGCAGGCGCAGCAGCCTCTTCGGCAGGTGCGGAATCAGACGGCTCCGTGGTGCCGTCCTGCATAGTTTCGTCGGTCATTGCTGGTACCCCTTGGGTCAGCCCGGACACAGGTCAGGCCTGGCGGTCCGCGTCGTTACCGGTCAGAGGCCGGCGCACGCCAGGGCGGGGTGGCGTGACGGCAGGCTCACCGGAAGAGCCTGGCAGTGTTCAGGAACGCGCTCTGCGGGACTTCCGGGGCGTCGGCAAAATCGCGGACTCCGCGACTGCGATCCCCTGGTCCCGTAACCACTCCGCTTCCCGTGCAGTGACCTGCAGGGTGGCGAAGAGGTCCGGCCGCTGGCGCGCGGTTTTTAGGAGCGCCTGCTCCCGACGCCACTGGGCGATCTGCCCATGGTGTCCGGAGAGGAGCACCTCCGGCACTGCCAGACCGCGATAGTCCGCGGGTCTGGAGTAAACCGGATAGTCAAGAAGGCCGTCCTGAAACGACTCTTCCCGGAGAGACTCGGGGTTTCCGAGGACCTCCGGCAATAGTCGTACGACCGCATCCAGGACCACCAGTGCGGCGGATTCGCCGCCCGTGAGGACATAATCCCCGATGGAGACCTCTTCGATAGGGAAGAGGTCGAGGAGTCGCTCATCGACTCCTTCGTAGTGCCCGCAGATCAGCACGAGCTGTCGACAGCGGGCGAAGGCTTCCGCCTGGGCTTGCCTAAACGGCTGGCCACTGGCCGAGAGCAGGATGATTTTGCGATCCGGCGTCCGACGCTTCGGGAACGCCCGGCACCCCAGCTTTTCCAGACTCTTCGCCACTGGATCCAGCAGCATCACCATCCCCGGTCCGCCACCGTAAGGCGCATCATCGGCCTGACGATGAATCCCGGGAGGTGCCTGTTCCCGAATGTCGTGAACCCCGACCCGCCACGCTTGCTGATCGGACGCTCGTCGGAAGAAGCTGGTAGCGAGGGGGGAGTTGAAGAAGTCCGGGAAGAGGGTAAGGATATCGACCTGGAGCATGGCTTAGTCCAGCAGCCCCGGCAGCGGCGTAATCCGCATCGTGCGGGCGGTCAAATCGACGTCACCAATGACTTCCCTTGTGGCGGGGATGTAGTAGTTCCGCCCGGTCCCCTGAACTTCGTAGACATCATTCGCACCGGTCTCGATGACTTCCCGCAGGGTCCCCAGGATGGTGTCATCGGGCAGTAGCACCAGCAGGCCGATGAGATCACTGACGTAGAACTCATCCGGCCCCAGAGGCTGACGCTCGCTCTTGGGTATGTGAAGGTTCCGTCGGAGCAACGGCTCAGCCTGCTCCGGGGAGTCGATGCCGGTGAAGGTCACCAGCGCGACTCCTTTGTGAATCCGGACCCGCTCGATGGTCCGGGGCTCCAGGGCCCCCGTCAGCTGCTCGATCCAGACATGCCGGATGGGAAGAAAGCGCTCCGGGGAGTCAGAGAAGACCTGGACTTTACATTCGCCTTTGATGCCAAAGACCCCTGTGGTCCGGCCGATCACGATGGTTTCCGGAAGGGCCGCCATCAGGGTCGACGGCGGGGGCCTCCCCGCCCGGGCCCCCCGAAGCGGGGCCGCGGCTCTTCGCCGGGAACGTTTAGATTCAGGAAGACTTTAGCCTGATCCCGGGTGCCAGCGGCCTTAGCGATGGTCCGCAGGGCGTTGATCACCCGCCCCTGCTTCCCGATGATCCTGGCGGTGTCGTTGGCGTGAACCTGCAACTCGATGATGGTCCCCCGGGGCGAGCGGCGAGTCTGAATCGCCACGTCATCGGGAAACTCCACGAGCTCGGTAATGATGGCGCGCAACAGGGTTTCCATGGGATGCAGGTCATCCTTGTCCAGAGATCAGACCGTGTCTGTAACCAGGACTGGCCATCGCTGCTGCCCCATCGGGGGCAGGCAAGTTACGCCGGGGTCCGGAGCTTTTTGATCAGCCGCTCGACCGTCTCGGTCGGCTTCGCACCTTTGCTCATCCAGCTGTCCACCGCTTCCAGATCAATGCTGAGCGGCTTATCGGCCCGATACGGCGTGTAGTGACCGACCTCGGCGATGGGGCGACCATCCCGGGTCTGGGACGACTCCATGATCACGACCCGATAACTGGGCTGCTTCTTCATACCGACGCGCTTCAGACGAATGCGCAGAGCCACAGGCCTGCTCCTCTTGCCTCCCCGACCACCGGGCAGGGGGGGACGTTCCCTTGGCGGGCAACAAAGGCTCGCCCAGTCCGGGCGAGCGAGAGTTGAGAGATTATCAGCTTTTGGGCCTCTATGCCAGTCCCAGTGTCAGATTTCCCACGCCCCGCTCCTCCCAGTACACTACTCCCCAGTCCCTGCGCCTGGGAGCCCCGTTATGGAGCCCGATTCCCCCCGCATCGTTGTCGCCTGCGGCATCATCACCGATGGGTCGCGCCTGCTAATTGCTCGTCGCGGGGCCGATGTCAGCTTTCCTGGCTGCTGGGAGTTCCCGGGCGGGAAGCCGGAGCCAGGGGAAACCCTGGAAGAAGCCCTGATCCGGGAGTGTGCGGAAGAGGTCGCCCTGGAAGTTGAAGTTCTTCGACAGGTGGCGCGTGTCAATTTTCCGCACAATGTGGGACATCTGACGCTCGAAGTCTTTCTCTGTCGGGTGGACCCGGCTCAGGAACCGCAATGCCTGGAGGTGGCGGAGGTCCGCTGGATTTTCCCCCATGAACTGCCACAGTTCGAATTCCCACCAGCGAATACTCGTCTGGTAGTCCAGCTGGCTGCCCTCGACTGGCGCGACTGGGTCGAGCGGGGCTCGCAACTCTGGATCTGACTCCGAAGGGGCAGGCATCGGTAGTGCTTCGGGTGACCGTATCATCCGGCTGATGACCACCCGACCCCGACTGGCGATCTTTCTCTCCGGACGCGGCTCCAACGCGGAGGCGATTCTCCGGGCGATCGATGACGGCACCATCGCTGCGGAAGTTGGGTTAGTGGTCAGCAATACCGCGAAGGCCGGGGGGTTGGCGCTCGCGCAGCGACGGGGGATTCCCGCCCTGCCGCTGAATCCGAATCGCTACCCTACGCCAGCACTGTATGCGGCTGATCTGCTCCGCTGGTTGCGTCATTACCGCATCGATGCCCTGGTCCTCGCCGGGTATCTGAAGCAGATTCCACCAGCGGTGATCGCGGCCTACGCTGGTCGGATTCTGAACATCCATCCTGCGCTGTTACCCAAGCATGGCGGGCCGGGCATGTACGGATTACGGGTTCACGCTGCAGTACTAAATGCTGGAGAGACAGAAAGCGGCGCGACGGTCCACCTGGTAACAGAGGAGTACGACGAAGGCCCCGTTCTGGCGCGGGCCCGGGTGCCGGTGCTGGAGGGCGACACACCAGAGTCGCTGGCGCATCGGGTCCTTGCGGCCGAACATCAGCTCTACCCGCTTGTGATTGCAGCCTGCGTCAACGCCCTGCGGGCAGGAACTCCTTTCCCTCAACTGGGAACGGTGGTCCTGCCCGCAGGGTCAGCTCACGATGTGAGCTAATCAGGTTGTACGGTCCCGTTATGAAGAGGACACCGGGATGTTCGCGATGATGGCATCCACGAGGTTGTGCCAGACATTCGGCACCGGTGACAGCAGCACCTGTCCGGTCCCCTGGAAGACACTGACGATCCCCTCGCCGGAAGCGGCGCTGGCCAGGAAGCCTTTGGACGCCCGCTGCAGGGAGTACTCCAGCGCACCGGTCCGGGCCACCGCAAAGCTCCCATCGACCACGAGCTTGTCATTCACGAGGTTGATCGCCTCCAGCGGTCCGCTGGACTTGATCATGACGCGTCCATGCCCCTTTACCAGGGTCTGCCAAAAACCCTCGCCACCGAAGAGGCCGGTCAGGGCTTTGTTGCGCCAGACCCCCACCTCGATGCCGATGTCAGAACAGACGTACGCGCCGCGGTCGAGGATGTACTCATGACCGGCGAGTTCGAGCATGGTGTACTCGCCGAAGATGGGGGGGCCGAAAAAGACCTGGCCCGTCCCGGTGTAGGTCGGGCGCACGATGGACTCCCCCGTGGCCATCGCTTTGAGAATGCCACCGGCCGACGGAGCCGCGACATCCATCTGAATCGGGCCTTGCATGTAGTGCAGTGCGCCAGCTTCCGCGCGGATGACCTCATTGTTGAGGGTTGCGCGGATCATTTTCAGACCCTGCTTTTCGATGACTTCAAAGACTGCCATGGTGCCTCCCTGCGAGCGTGACGTCGTGCCGATAGTGCGAACAGCCGCATGGTGTCATACGGTTCTCACTTTTGCGAGTGTCAGTCACTGCTCGTGGGGATAGCGGCGACCACGGCCTCGACCAGGTTATGCCAGGCATTGGGGACCGGACTTAAGAGGACCCGGCCGGACCCCTCAATGACATTCACGAAGCCTTCCCCCGACGCCGCACTGGCCAGAAACCCTTTCGTGGCTTTTTGATAGGTCAGAGTCAGGTCGCCGGTGCGGGCGACGGCGAAGCTGCCATCCACGACCAGCCGGTCGCTGTGGAGATCCAGGACTTCCAGCGGACCTGACGACTGGATGACTACGCGCCCAGTGCCACTGACTGTGGTCTGCCAGAGTCCCTCTGTCCCGAAAATACCCGTGAGTGTCTTGTTGCGCCAGACTCCGACATCGATGCCGGCATCAGAGCAGACATAGGCACCGCGGTCGAGAATCCACTGGTGATTCGCCAGATCGAGCAAGGTGTACTCGCCAAAGATCGGTGGGCCGAAGTAGACCTCGCCGGTCCCGCGATAAGTCGGGCGGACCACCGACTCACCAGCAGCCATCGCCTTCAGGAATCCGGCGGCAGATGGGGCCGCGACATCCATCTGAATCGGCCCACGCATGTAATGCAGTGCGCCGGCCTCGCTGCGAATCAGTTCATCCTGTATGGTGGCCCGAATCATCTTCAGGCCCTGTTTCTCGACGATCTCGAAGGTCGCCATAACTGTGGGTCTCCCCGTGCCGTAGTGGGTACGGCCGGGGATGGTCGCACAGTTACTCGTCTGTTGGCATGCTGGCTGCGATCTGCTCCAGCAGGGAGGCGTAGTCCCGGCCTGGCTCCGGGGTCTGGCTGACCGGCAGGCCGGACTGGGCCCAGCCTGTCACGGCGACTCCGCCGTTCAGATCCCGCTGTCCCATGAGTCCCCCCTCCAGATTGGCGATGTCGGCATAGCCCGCCTGCTTGAGCAGGACCCCAGCCTGAAAGGAGCGCGCTCCGGACCGGCAACTGGCGATGATGGGAGTCGTTGAGGGAAAGAGCGTACTCACCTGTTCTACAAAGTCGGTGTTGGGGATCAGTGCCCCGTTGGTCGGGTCCTGGTCCAGCAGCGGGATGTTGTAAGCGCCTGCCGGATGTCCAGCAGCAAACTCGGCAGTCGAACGCACATCAAGGAGGATGGTACGCGGGTTGTCGCGAAGGCGTGCATACGCCTCCTGCGGAGAAAGTCGGACAGGCATGCTACTTCTCTGCCTTTCGTCTGATGTGTGAGCAGGGATGAGCGAGGATCCCATGGCAGATTGTAGGCCATCTCACGGTCCTGTAGCTGACGAGGGGGCCGGGCCGTGCGGGGGACTGGAGTATGATCTGCGGCCAGTACAGTGATCTGAATGACGCGCATGGGGGCGTCGGCTGAGGAATCAGACCAATGAGTCTGGGCTACGGGAAGTTTCTGACCCCGGCACTGGAACAGGAACTCGCCACACTGGCGCAGAAGTACGGGTACACGCCGGGGCACTTCCATGTCGCCTTTTCGCTGGCGCAGTCCTTTTCTGGCCGCCGCAAGCAACAACTGCGCGAGAACCTGGAATATCTGATCCAGAATCCCGGGATCAATCAGGATGCTCTGGAAAAGTGGCTGCAGACCCAGCTGGCGGAGAGTAAAGATGCAAAGCGTTATGACACCTTCCGACTGAAGCGGCTGGAAGTACAAAACTTTGGCCCCTTTCCTGAATTGCAGATGGAGTTTGCGACCAGCAAAGAGCAACCAATCACGCTGTTAGGGGCCCACAACGGACGCGGAAAGACCTCACTTTTTCGGGCGATCCGCGCGGCACTCTATGGCATGGAGCCGGACAACTTCAAGGAGCGAAGTCCGCTGTACAACGACGGCGCGAACGGCTCCACAATGCGATTCACGCTCCTGCTTGAAGACGGCGAATCTCAGGTGTCGACCCTCACCCGGGAGTACCACTACCGTCTCAGCAGTGCCAGGCCAGTGCAGACTCACGAAACAGTTTCATTGAAACGGGGTACCTGGGTCCTGCGAGATGATCAGGTCCGTGAAGAGATCGAGCAATTCCTGCCCAGTGCGCTTTCTGGGTACTTTTTCTTTGATGCTGACGACCAGATTCAACAGTTCCTCAACAACCAGGAGGGCACACTGCGGGCAGGCATCGAGCGTATTCTGGGCATCGAGCAGCTCAACGAACTGGAAAAGCAGATCGAGGCACTCCGCTCACAGAGTAGCAAGA
The bacterium genome window above contains:
- the trmD gene encoding tRNA (guanine-N(1)-)-methyltransferase, with the protein product MLQVDILTLFPDFFNSPLATSFFRRASDQQAWRVGVHDIREQAPPGIHRQADDAPYGGGPGMVMLLDPVAKSLEKLGCRAFPKRRTPDRKIILLSASGQPFRQAQAEAFARCRQLVLICGHYEGVDERLLDLFPIEEVSIGDYVLTGGESAALVVLDAVVRLLPEVLGNPESLREESFQDGLLDYPVYSRPADYRGLAVPEVLLSGHHGQIAQWRREQALLKTARQRPDLFATLQVTAREAEWLRDQGIAVAESAILPTPRKSRRARS
- the mutT gene encoding 8-oxo-dGTP diphosphatase, translated to MEPDSPRIVVACGIITDGSRLLIARRGADVSFPGCWEFPGGKPEPGETLEEALIRECAEEVALEVEVLRQVARVNFPHNVGHLTLEVFLCRVDPAQEPQCLEVAEVRWIFPHELPQFEFPPANTRLVVQLAALDWRDWVERGSQLWI
- the rpsP gene encoding 30S ribosomal protein S16, translating into MALRIRLKRVGMKKQPSYRVVIMESSQTRDGRPIAEVGHYTPYRADKPLSIDLEAVDSWMSKGAKPTETVERLIKKLRTPA
- the rplS gene encoding 50S ribosomal protein L19 produces the protein MTDETMQDGTTEPSDSAPAEEAAAPAEAAAPAEEAAPEASDPAEEAVTEAAAPAEEVAAEVPAEPEAAPAPVATAPAADKEGGRRRRRGRGKSKGEPKPPKLNLVRLFEEKMLRSDIPVFRPGDTVKVSVKIREGEKERIQAFEGVCISRKHGGVRETFTVRKISAANVGVERTFYLHSRRLDKVELVRRGVVRRAKIYYLRKLRGKAARIRERRD
- the purN gene encoding Phosphoribosylglycinamide formyltransferase, coding for MTTRPRLAIFLSGRGSNAEAILRAIDDGTIAAEVGLVVSNTAKAGGLALAQRRGIPALPLNPNRYPTPALYAADLLRWLRHYRIDALVLAGYLKQIPPAVIAAYAGRILNIHPALLPKHGGPGMYGLRVHAAVLNAGETESGATVHLVTEEYDEGPVLARARVPVLEGDTPESLAHRVLAAEHQLYPLVIAACVNALRAGTPFPQLGTVVLPAGSAHDVS
- the rimM gene encoding Ribosome maturation factor RimM, with the translated sequence MAALPETIVIGRTTGVFGIKGECKVQVFSDSPERFLPIRHVWIEQLTGALEPRTIERVRIHKGVALVTFTGIDSPEQAEPLLRRNLHIPKSERQPLGPDEFYVSDLIGLLVLLPDDTILGTLREVIETGANDVYEVQGTGRNYYIPATREVIGDVDLTARTMRITPLPGLLD